The following proteins are co-located in the Desulfobacterales bacterium genome:
- a CDS encoding Hsp20/alpha crystallin family protein, with translation MADTKNREMQVKEKQEVGQAEQTRPVPVFTPAVDIFETDKEITLLADLPGVTSENLNIDLNEGVLTLSGDIEPFENPDEEDLMIEYEVGQYYRQFTLSEIIDQDKIEANLAEGVLHLRLPKAEKAQPRKIEVKAG, from the coding sequence ATGGCTGATACAAAAAACAGGGAAATGCAGGTAAAAGAAAAACAGGAAGTCGGTCAGGCGGAGCAGACGCGGCCCGTCCCGGTGTTTACCCCGGCAGTGGATATTTTTGAAACAGATAAGGAGATTACCCTTTTGGCGGATCTTCCGGGGGTTACATCTGAAAACCTCAATATTGATCTAAATGAAGGAGTGCTGACGCTTTCCGGCGATATCGAGCCGTTTGAGAATCCGGATGAAGAGGACCTGATGATCGAGTACGAGGTGGGCCAATATTACCGGCAGTTTACTTTATCCGAAATCATTGATCAGGATAAAATCGAAGCCAACTTAGCTGAGGGCGTACTGCACCTGCGGCTGCCCAAGGCGGAAAAAGCCCAGCCCAGAAAAATTGAAGTTAAGGCCGGCTAA
- a CDS encoding Hsp20/alpha crystallin family protein codes for MITRRFFDWPAFGWRSHFDELDRMRRQLDRMMGETESQPFRGPGRGVFPLLNLTEDDINYYLRAELPGVKSDDLEINATDNNISINGERKIPEENENARFHRRERDFGRFSRAITLPGKVDSDKISANLADGMLTITIPKAESAKPRQIEIK; via the coding sequence ATGATTACCCGACGTTTTTTTGACTGGCCCGCATTCGGATGGCGCAGCCATTTTGACGAACTCGATCGCATGCGGCGGCAGCTGGACCGCATGATGGGAGAGACCGAATCCCAGCCCTTTCGCGGGCCTGGCAGAGGCGTATTCCCGCTATTGAACCTAACCGAAGACGACATCAACTATTATCTGAGAGCCGAGCTGCCGGGAGTTAAAAGCGATGACCTGGAAATTAATGCGACGGATAACAACATCTCCATCAACGGTGAACGGAAAATACCCGAAGAAAATGAAAATGCCCGGTTCCATCGCAGGGAGCGCGATTTCGGCCGCTTTTCAAGAGCGATCACCCTCCCCGGTAAGGTCGATAGTGATAAAATCTCGGCGAACCTGGCCGACGGCATGCTGACCATTACAATTCCCAAGGCTGAATCCGCCAAGCCGAGACAAATCGAAATCAAGTAA
- a CDS encoding LemA family protein produces MAATIILLILLAIIIAVIVYGVIIFNGLIQLKHNITKNWSNIDVLLKQRYDEIPKLVSVCEGYMKHERATLENVTKARSQLDNAGSQKEVHDANNAITSALRSLFAVVENYPDLKADRGFRQLQSRISELENQIADRREFYNESVNMFNIRIEQFPDVFIANMMRLEPREVWQIEPEHREDVKINFSFA; encoded by the coding sequence ATGGCAGCCACCATTATCCTTTTAATTCTGCTGGCCATTATCATTGCCGTTATTGTTTACGGCGTCATTATCTTTAACGGCCTGATCCAGTTAAAACACAATATCACCAAAAACTGGAGCAACATTGATGTCCTGCTCAAACAGCGCTACGATGAAATCCCCAAACTGGTCAGCGTCTGCGAAGGCTACATGAAACACGAACGCGCCACTCTGGAAAATGTTACCAAAGCCCGGTCACAGCTCGACAATGCCGGCTCCCAGAAGGAAGTCCACGATGCCAACAACGCCATTACCAGCGCCCTGCGCTCCCTTTTCGCGGTGGTGGAGAATTACCCGGACCTGAAAGCGGACCGCGGCTTCAGGCAGCTGCAGTCCCGAATATCCGAGCTTGAAAACCAAATCGCCGACCGCCGGGAGTTCTATAATGAAAGCGTCAATATGTTCAACATTCGCATCGAGCAGTTCCCCGATGTCTTTATTGCCAACATGATGCGGCTGGAGCCCCGGGAAGTCTGGCAGATCGAACCCGAACACCGCGAAGACGTCAAAATAAACTTCTCCTTTGCCTGA
- a CDS encoding GIDE domain-containing protein has protein sequence MINPTEMLTPGQQPDQKPDASAPEEAPAKDRFILFRRLSKMPKDPGDMLQILETASGVDQSDLRYRLAGPGFGLLRPKVSSDAFDACIADMADFGIPAAVVAKSDIAIPELPPQAKRIYLAEDFMEFQTAEEEPVFRVDETSELLIILTDISGKAVKQIMTTIAYTSQVQEKPFEEVLRKISMSSAAAVFYDIKENPATGVFIDSTAFTFLGLNDKLSPSVAVNFRTLVDEAIRLSNHHAVDYYFGIAALPGAKPDWDGGSTAIERRLGVYSHYMLAAHRNGLFAAPDPALKSEEAVREETWDDTEGADEEATDGLEPPPPVEQSRFLGLIQGSTAEVIISVIGMAALFFFGAAGIETITSHPGLWQVVVGILVTACGAAIFCYSLLLLYYKRVVENTPTSKIRSHAMGMTELTGRTRPYYDLRTTHTLTRCIFFICRYYKYQRIDNAHQWRLTRTVSSGKLPFYIEDDTGRVLVNPKGAYYSLSRSRQTVRGRFIPDLAIRLDDPNTRVIEDLIAIGAKVYVLGSAHLQRHGKTHRERLMDKVRSVKQDPSQMARYDQDGDGHIDAEEWDAAREDIEHSVYAESLTAGRGSYETVVIEKPKFGVLPFIVADSEKGLLRKFAIRSWLFFACGALAFACGIGMLL, from the coding sequence ATGATAAACCCGACCGAAATGCTGACCCCGGGACAACAGCCGGATCAAAAACCGGACGCCTCGGCTCCAGAAGAAGCGCCGGCAAAGGATCGGTTTATCCTGTTCCGCCGGCTCTCGAAGATGCCCAAAGATCCGGGCGACATGCTTCAAATATTAGAGACCGCCTCCGGTGTTGATCAAAGCGACCTGCGCTACCGGCTGGCCGGGCCCGGATTCGGACTTTTGCGGCCCAAAGTTTCCTCTGATGCCTTTGATGCATGCATCGCGGACATGGCGGACTTCGGCATCCCGGCCGCGGTAGTGGCCAAATCGGATATCGCCATCCCCGAGCTGCCGCCCCAGGCCAAGCGGATTTACCTGGCAGAGGATTTCATGGAATTTCAGACCGCCGAAGAGGAGCCCGTCTTCCGGGTGGATGAGACAAGCGAGCTGCTGATTATCCTCACGGATATTTCCGGCAAAGCGGTCAAGCAGATCATGACCACCATCGCCTACACCAGCCAGGTTCAGGAAAAGCCTTTTGAAGAGGTGCTCAGGAAAATCTCCATGTCAAGTGCGGCCGCAGTTTTCTACGACATAAAGGAGAATCCGGCCACGGGCGTCTTTATCGATTCCACGGCATTTACTTTTTTAGGGTTAAATGACAAGCTTTCTCCCAGTGTGGCCGTGAACTTCCGTACCCTGGTGGATGAGGCCATCCGCCTGTCAAACCATCATGCCGTGGATTATTATTTCGGCATTGCCGCCCTTCCCGGAGCAAAACCAGACTGGGATGGGGGCAGTACCGCCATTGAGCGACGGCTCGGTGTCTATTCCCATTACATGCTGGCCGCCCACAGAAACGGACTGTTTGCTGCGCCGGATCCCGCTTTAAAAAGCGAAGAAGCGGTGCGCGAGGAAACATGGGATGATACGGAGGGCGCAGATGAAGAAGCCACCGACGGCCTGGAGCCGCCGCCCCCGGTTGAGCAGTCCCGGTTTCTTGGCCTGATCCAGGGCTCCACAGCAGAGGTAATCATATCGGTCATCGGCATGGCGGCGCTATTTTTTTTCGGTGCCGCCGGCATTGAAACGATCACCAGCCATCCCGGGCTCTGGCAGGTGGTGGTGGGAATACTCGTCACCGCATGCGGGGCTGCTATCTTCTGCTACTCCCTGCTGCTGCTATATTATAAGCGCGTGGTGGAAAACACCCCCACCTCAAAAATTCGATCCCACGCCATGGGCATGACCGAACTGACCGGCCGGACCCGGCCCTACTACGATCTGCGGACAACCCATACCCTGACCCGCTGCATTTTTTTCATATGCCGCTATTACAAATATCAGCGCATCGATAACGCGCATCAGTGGCGGCTGACGCGCACCGTCAGCTCAGGTAAGCTGCCGTTCTATATTGAAGACGACACCGGCCGGGTACTTGTCAATCCCAAGGGCGCCTATTATTCGCTCTCCCGGTCCAGACAGACCGTCCGGGGCCGGTTTATCCCGGATTTGGCCATCAGGCTTGATGATCCCAATACCCGGGTCATCGAAGACCTAATTGCCATCGGCGCTAAAGTCTATGTGCTGGGCTCGGCCCACTTGCAGCGGCACGGCAAAACCCACAGGGAGCGCTTGATGGACAAGGTGCGATCGGTCAAGCAGGACCCTTCGCAAATGGCCCGCTATGATCAGGACGGGGACGGCCATATTGATGCCGAGGAGTGGGATGCGGCCCGGGAGGATATCGAGCACAGCGTATATGCGGAGTCTTTGACCGCCGGCAGGGGCTCTTACGAGACCGTGGTGATTGAAAAACCGAAATTCGGCGTGCTGCCGTTTATCGTGGCGGACTCGGAAAAAGGCCTGCTAAGAAAATTCGCCATCCGGTCCTGGCTGTTTTTCGCCTGCGGCGCCCTGGCATTTGCCTGCGGCATTGGCATGCTGTTGTGA
- a CDS encoding metal-dependent hydrolase, with protein sequence MDPFTQGLTGIIAAQTPADKKTIRQATVAGLIGGMLPDADIFIHAPNDPLFNLLIHRHFTHSLIFIPIGGLIAAVITWLLLRRRLGFLKTYLFATLGYATGGLLDACTSYGTYLYWPFSNYRVAWDNIAIIDPAYSLILLVSIVIAFRKKARRYAGIGLILALCYLMIGVAAKNSATRVLKDTADRRGHQIEHLRVMPTIGNLILWRGIYESNGRFHVNGLRLGLLGPHRVYAGPVVQKFPADECASGSGETAVCRNILGFSHFADGYVFAYTKEPLIIGDLRYSMLPHEIEPLWGLVVHPQNPEKRSQLKYFDQIDPETLKHFWRMLTGVYP encoded by the coding sequence ATGGACCCCTTCACCCAGGGTTTGACCGGTATAATTGCCGCTCAAACGCCGGCAGATAAAAAGACCATCCGGCAAGCCACGGTGGCCGGCCTTATCGGCGGGATGCTGCCGGATGCGGATATATTCATTCATGCGCCCAACGACCCGCTGTTTAACCTGCTGATCCACCGGCATTTCACACATTCCCTGATTTTTATTCCCATTGGCGGCCTGATTGCCGCGGTCATAACCTGGCTCCTCCTGCGACGGCGGCTTGGATTTCTGAAAACCTATTTGTTTGCCACCCTGGGATATGCCACCGGCGGCCTGCTGGATGCCTGCACCAGCTACGGCACCTACCTTTACTGGCCGTTTTCAAATTACCGGGTGGCCTGGGACAACATTGCGATTATTGATCCGGCCTATTCGCTGATTCTCCTGGTTTCAATTGTTATTGCATTTCGGAAAAAGGCCCGGCGATATGCCGGTATCGGTCTGATTTTAGCGCTCTGCTACCTGATGATCGGGGTGGCAGCAAAAAATTCAGCGACCCGGGTGCTAAAGGATACAGCCGACCGACGGGGCCATCAAATCGAGCACCTCCGCGTGATGCCGACCATCGGCAACCTGATCCTGTGGCGGGGAATATATGAGAGCAATGGCCGGTTCCATGTAAATGGGCTTCGGCTTGGCCTCCTTGGACCGCACCGTGTATATGCCGGCCCAGTTGTCCAAAAATTTCCGGCCGATGAATGCGCCTCAGGTTCAGGGGAAACAGCGGTCTGCCGAAATATTCTGGGATTTTCCCATTTTGCCGACGGGTATGTATTTGCCTACACCAAAGAGCCCCTGATCATCGGCGATCTCAGATACTCCATGTTGCCCCATGAGATTGAGCCCCTATGGGGGCTTGTGGTTCACCCGCAAAATCCGGAAAAGCGCTCTCAACTCAAATATTTTGACCAGATTGATCCGGAGACCCTGAAACATTTCTGGCGGATGCTGACCGGGGTTTATCCCTAA
- a CDS encoding TetR/AcrR family transcriptional regulator, with protein MTKTEYKRQAILDSATRVISEKGFAEATVSEIASGAGMAGSGIYTYFKSKEDLLFAIIDNFLSACRDGLKDHLAGIQGAENKLRKAIWFHCKVYSGNKKEIKIILESRSYPRFYSSAAYKTLRAYAGLITDIIREGMTEGAFSGLASPTILRDMILGTVDHIAINWTIKDSPNSLDHAEMIADLMLNAVKNSRKKPVRQSNKKDAKEKRVINSAIALFAENGFNDTSMLEIARRAGVAEGTVYEYFKNKQNLLISIPNEKLGELYDHISGNTLENEIREIIAKLFRFYNDEKNYTTILVLMLRTNKEFYRSEGIQIIEKIFRVIRDVIARGQAEQIFKPDLDMDLCQDLLFGTIDHITIPWIIFNRDYDLLKVGDEVSRLFINAIRA; from the coding sequence ATGACAAAAACAGAATATAAACGACAGGCCATTCTCGACTCAGCTACCCGGGTGATCTCCGAAAAGGGGTTTGCCGAGGCCACCGTGTCCGAGATCGCAAGCGGTGCGGGCATGGCCGGATCCGGCATCTATACCTATTTTAAAAGCAAGGAAGATCTGCTTTTTGCCATTATCGACAATTTCCTCTCTGCCTGCCGGGACGGGCTTAAAGACCATCTGGCCGGCATCCAGGGAGCGGAAAACAAACTCAGAAAGGCCATCTGGTTTCACTGTAAGGTCTATTCGGGCAATAAAAAAGAGATCAAGATCATCCTCGAATCCCGCTCCTACCCGCGGTTTTATTCCTCGGCCGCCTATAAGACCCTTCGGGCGTATGCCGGTCTGATCACCGATATTATCCGGGAGGGCATGACGGAAGGGGCTTTCAGCGGTTTGGCCTCACCCACCATACTGCGGGATATGATTCTTGGCACGGTGGATCATATCGCCATCAACTGGACCATCAAGGATTCGCCCAATTCCCTGGATCATGCGGAAATGATCGCGGATTTGATGTTGAATGCGGTGAAAAACAGCCGCAAGAAACCGGTTCGTCAATCCAATAAAAAGGATGCCAAGGAAAAGCGGGTGATTAATTCCGCGATTGCCCTTTTTGCCGAAAACGGCTTCAACGACACCAGCATGCTGGAAATCGCGCGCCGGGCGGGTGTCGCCGAGGGAACGGTCTACGAATATTTCAAAAACAAGCAGAACCTTCTGATCAGCATTCCCAATGAAAAACTGGGCGAGCTCTATGACCATATCAGCGGCAACACCCTGGAGAATGAAATCCGCGAGATTATTGCCAAGCTTTTCCGCTTCTACAACGATGAGAAGAATTATACCACCATCCTGGTGCTGATGCTGCGGACCAACAAGGAGTTCTACCGTTCCGAGGGAATACAGATTATTGAAAAGATTTTTCGGGTCATCCGGGACGTGATCGCCCGGGGGCAGGCGGAGCAAATTTTTAAACCGGATCTGGATATGGATCTGTGCCAGGATCTTTTGTTCGGAACGATCGACCACATCACCATCCCCTGGATCATATTCAATCGGGACTATGATCTGCTCAAGGTGGGAGATGAGGTCTCGCGGTTGTTTATCAATGCGATTCGGGCGTGA
- a CDS encoding acyl-CoA dehydrogenase family protein, translated as MDFDLNKQQEMIRKEVRKFAEKAIAPVAMELDEAEEFSPELTKKMGGIGLFGMFVDEAYGGQHLDYISYIIGVEEIARVDGSQAATIAAGNSLGIGPIYYFGSEEQKKKYLPKLCTGEALWGFGLTEPTAGSDAGGSKTTAVKDGNEWVINGSKIFITNAACEMSMGVTVQAITGQRDDGRPEYTCFLVEHGTPGFKAVAMHKKMMWRASNTAELYFDDVRVPHENVLGAQGNGFHQMLQTLDGGRLSIGAMGLGGAQGAYEAALKYAKSREQFGKPISKYQAVGFKLADAAIELECARNLLYKACWLKDKDRSFQKVAAMAKVYCSELMGRVANNAVQIFGGYGLMKEYNVERFFRDQKLLDIGEGTSEIQRLVISRYIGC; from the coding sequence TTGGATTTTGACCTGAATAAACAGCAGGAGATGATTCGCAAAGAGGTCCGCAAGTTTGCCGAAAAGGCAATCGCGCCGGTGGCGATGGAACTCGATGAAGCCGAGGAATTCTCTCCTGAATTGACCAAAAAAATGGGGGGAATCGGGCTGTTCGGCATGTTCGTGGATGAAGCCTACGGGGGGCAGCACCTCGATTATATCTCCTACATCATCGGCGTTGAGGAGATCGCCCGGGTGGACGGCTCCCAGGCAGCCACCATCGCGGCGGGCAACTCATTGGGCATCGGCCCGATTTATTATTTCGGCAGTGAAGAACAGAAGAAGAAATACCTGCCGAAATTGTGCACCGGCGAAGCCTTGTGGGGATTCGGCCTGACCGAACCGACCGCCGGATCGGATGCCGGGGGCAGCAAAACCACCGCGGTTAAAGACGGCAATGAGTGGGTGATCAACGGTTCAAAGATTTTTATCACCAATGCCGCCTGCGAGATGTCCATGGGGGTGACCGTACAGGCCATTACCGGTCAAAGGGATGACGGCCGGCCCGAATACACCTGTTTTCTGGTCGAACACGGCACGCCGGGGTTTAAGGCCGTCGCTATGCATAAAAAAATGATGTGGCGGGCCTCCAACACGGCTGAGCTCTATTTTGACGATGTGCGGGTGCCGCATGAAAATGTGCTGGGCGCGCAGGGAAACGGGTTCCATCAGATGCTGCAGACCCTGGATGGCGGCCGGCTTTCCATCGGCGCCATGGGGCTTGGCGGCGCCCAGGGCGCCTATGAGGCGGCGCTCAAATATGCCAAAAGCCGGGAGCAGTTCGGGAAACCCATATCCAAATATCAGGCGGTCGGTTTTAAGCTGGCGGACGCGGCCATTGAGCTCGAATGCGCCCGAAATCTGCTTTATAAGGCCTGCTGGCTGAAGGACAAGGATCGTTCGTTTCAAAAGGTCGCTGCCATGGCCAAAGTGTACTGCTCCGAACTCATGGGCCGGGTAGCCAATAACGCGGTTCAGATCTTCGGCGGCTACGGCCTGATGAAGGAATACAATGTCGAGCGGTTTTTCCGGGACCAGAAGCTCTTAGACATCGGCGAAGGCACCTCGGAAATCCAGCGGCTGGTGATTTCACGCTATATCGGATGCTAG
- a CDS encoding enoyl-CoA hydratase, with protein MTENVLQMETADQVAVITLNRPEVMNSINFELLKTLQDVIWQIRFQKDIRAVIIAGAGEKAFCAGADLKERAGMTQEEVKKYIYTIRTLFTEIESLNKPVIAAVNGVALGGGTELLLACDIRIASMNATMGLTETRLAIIPGAGGTQRLPRLIGRGKAKELILSGRRVDAKEAHAIGLVNSICEPELLMDEARKMAAMICEGGPIAIEQAKYAIDAGLETDLHTGLSIESNAYWITIPTEDRTEGLAAFRDKRKPVYKGK; from the coding sequence ATGACGGAAAACGTGCTGCAAATGGAAACAGCGGACCAGGTGGCGGTAATCACCCTGAACCGGCCGGAGGTCATGAATTCGATTAATTTTGAGCTACTTAAAACCCTGCAGGATGTGATCTGGCAGATCCGGTTTCAAAAGGATATCCGGGCGGTCATTATTGCCGGGGCCGGGGAGAAAGCCTTCTGCGCGGGGGCTGACTTAAAGGAGCGGGCCGGCATGACCCAGGAAGAGGTCAAAAAATATATTTATACCATCCGGACCCTGTTTACCGAGATCGAGTCCCTGAACAAACCGGTCATTGCCGCGGTAAACGGGGTGGCACTGGGCGGCGGAACAGAACTGCTCCTTGCCTGCGACATCCGGATCGCATCTATGAATGCCACCATGGGGCTTACTGAGACTCGGCTTGCCATTATTCCAGGTGCCGGCGGCACCCAGCGCCTGCCGCGCTTGATCGGCCGGGGAAAAGCAAAGGAGCTGATTTTAAGCGGCCGCCGGGTGGATGCCAAGGAGGCCCACGCGATTGGCCTTGTTAATTCGATTTGCGAGCCGGAACTGTTGATGGATGAGGCCCGGAAAATGGCGGCCATGATCTGCGAGGGCGGGCCGATTGCCATTGAGCAGGCAAAATATGCCATTGATGCGGGCCTTGAGACCGACTTGCACACCGGGCTTAGCATCGAGTCCAATGCCTATTGGATTACGATCCCCACCGAGGACCGGACCGAGGGCCTGGCCGCGTTTCGGGATAAAAGAAAGCCGGTATATAAAGGAAAATGA
- a CDS encoding carboxyl transferase domain-containing protein, which produces MSEEAGKNRKHWESEEAKLDERINETLWPGGEKAVEKLRKQGKRPVREIIQMLIDPGTKFFELSQIAGFGMNYPGVPDVPCGGVVTGIGRIRGNWTMIFANDSRVKAGTYFPITLKKHMRAQAIAEANGLNCVYIADSGGAFLPMQADVFPDDQHFGSMFYNMARMSAKGLKQVTLSTGGNTAGGAYIVFMACEAVMIDKFSYSFLGGPPLVKMATGEVITAEELGGAKVHTQVSGGADHFCKSQDEAIDKVREILSLEAPQTLHIHRYEERPPKVPADKIYDLMPTSASQGIDARAILETFADDSYFSEYKKNYMIGKADNILTGKIRLKGFPVGVIAANRIGIIFEEAARKVAEWVVRCSYEKIPILFMQNSPGYMVGSDAERAGIGKYGADMVRAVSCAQVPRIQLVIGPDNGAANYGMCGRAYRPNFLFTTMRGRTSVMSGRAAGGVLLSIEERKREAQGKPMSQEEKDAFHQKMVDKYDGEAHPFFCGARLLNDRVLKFSEIREWLSMALEVSLIKPIGEPSFGNFRF; this is translated from the coding sequence ATGAGCGAAGAGGCAGGAAAAAATCGTAAGCACTGGGAGTCCGAGGAAGCCAAGCTGGATGAGCGGATCAACGAGACGCTTTGGCCCGGCGGAGAAAAAGCCGTGGAAAAGCTTCGCAAGCAGGGCAAGCGTCCGGTGCGTGAAATAATCCAGATGCTGATTGATCCGGGCACCAAGTTTTTTGAATTGAGCCAGATCGCCGGGTTTGGCATGAACTATCCCGGTGTGCCGGATGTGCCATGCGGCGGGGTGGTGACCGGCATCGGCAGGATCCGCGGCAACTGGACCATGATATTTGCCAATGACTCCCGGGTAAAGGCGGGCACCTATTTCCCCATTACCCTTAAAAAGCATATGCGGGCCCAGGCCATTGCCGAGGCAAACGGGCTAAACTGCGTCTATATCGCGGATTCCGGCGGTGCGTTTCTGCCCATGCAGGCGGATGTGTTTCCGGATGACCAGCATTTCGGGTCCATGTTCTATAACATGGCCCGGATGTCAGCCAAGGGCTTAAAGCAGGTGACGCTTTCCACGGGCGGCAATACCGCGGGCGGGGCATATATCGTTTTCATGGCCTGTGAGGCCGTGATGATCGACAAGTTCTCCTATTCCTTCCTGGGCGGGCCGCCCCTGGTGAAGATGGCCACCGGCGAGGTCATCACCGCAGAGGAACTGGGCGGCGCCAAAGTGCACACCCAGGTGTCCGGCGGGGCGGATCATTTCTGCAAATCCCAGGATGAGGCCATTGACAAGGTCCGTGAGATCCTCTCCCTCGAGGCCCCGCAGACCCTTCACATCCACCGCTATGAAGAGCGCCCGCCCAAGGTACCGGCGGATAAGATCTATGATTTGATGCCCACTTCGGCCAGCCAGGGCATTGACGCCCGCGCGATTCTGGAAACCTTTGCAGATGACAGCTACTTTAGCGAATACAAAAAAAACTACATGATAGGAAAGGCGGATAACATCCTCACCGGTAAAATCCGCTTAAAGGGCTTTCCGGTGGGCGTGATCGCGGCCAACCGGATCGGCATTATTTTTGAGGAAGCCGCCCGGAAGGTTGCTGAATGGGTTGTCCGGTGCAGCTATGAGAAAATTCCGATTCTGTTTATGCAGAATTCGCCCGGCTATATGGTGGGCTCGGATGCTGAAAGAGCCGGTATCGGCAAATACGGTGCGGATATGGTCCGGGCGGTTTCCTGCGCACAGGTGCCGAGGATTCAGCTGGTCATCGGCCCGGACAACGGAGCGGCCAACTACGGGATGTGCGGCCGGGCGTATCGTCCGAATTTTCTCTTCACCACCATGCGGGGCCGGACGTCGGTGATGAGCGGCCGGGCCGCCGGAGGGGTATTGTTGTCGATCGAGGAGCGAAAACGCGAGGCCCAGGGTAAACCCATGAGCCAGGAGGAGAAGGATGCGTTTCACCAGAAAATGGTAGATAAATACGACGGCGAGGCGCATCCGTTTTTCTGCGGCGCTCGCCTGTTAAACGACCGGGTACTTAAATTTTCTGAAATTCGCGAGTGGCTTAGCATGGCGCTTGAGGTCAGCCTGATCAAGCCCATTGGCGAGCCGTCTTTCGGCAATTTCAGATTCTAA
- a CDS encoding pyruvate carboxyltransferase, with translation MTEYDLWKVFPRMPKKVTIGDITIRDGFQHLEKFISTRAKIYYAEQLIFAGCRYIEVTNLGNPYLLPQFSDAEEVLSHLRSEQFKRRCAKRNINFDDICVTAVTIREPAVDRAIELKEKGIGPDRVLMMVSTEEEHHFANSGVTLPMYWKEAERSIKKCRDAGIKMCGTVSTIWGSPIAGATELKDAVEFTKRWLEIGASDIEHADHDGSASAAEVYRYFAMILDEIPDTSVHIAHFHETKRVGAASILAALQAGINNFEATMGGMGGQPANFLDDCPVPGTGEYYYEDPRYVGLTCFEDMLVQIDEMGIEHGYDVDHVLKLGRLMEKTAGHRLRSEAVINGRTLKEGHMKFARPGLKPLKEKQGEEPKQLLPKEWGDNAVLPEKYQPK, from the coding sequence ATGACCGAATATGATCTTTGGAAAGTTTTTCCACGCATGCCGAAAAAGGTGACCATCGGTGACATTACCATAAGGGATGGGTTTCAGCATTTGGAGAAATTTATCTCCACGCGGGCGAAAATTTATTATGCGGAACAGCTCATTTTTGCGGGCTGCCGCTACATCGAGGTGACCAATCTGGGCAATCCGTACCTGCTGCCTCAGTTCAGCGATGCCGAAGAGGTGCTCTCCCATCTTCGGAGTGAGCAATTCAAGCGGCGCTGCGCCAAAAGAAATATCAATTTTGACGATATCTGCGTAACCGCCGTGACCATTCGCGAACCGGCTGTGGATCGGGCCATTGAGCTCAAGGAAAAGGGGATCGGCCCGGACCGGGTGCTGATGATGGTCTCCACTGAGGAGGAGCACCACTTTGCCAATTCCGGCGTCACGCTGCCTATGTACTGGAAGGAGGCCGAGCGCAGCATTAAAAAGTGCCGCGATGCCGGTATTAAGATGTGCGGCACGGTCAGCACCATCTGGGGCAGTCCCATTGCCGGTGCCACGGAATTAAAGGATGCCGTGGAGTTCACCAAACGCTGGCTGGAGATCGGCGCATCTGACATCGAGCACGCCGATCATGACGGCAGCGCTTCCGCCGCGGAGGTGTACCGGTATTTTGCCATGATTTTAGATGAAATCCCGGATACCAGCGTCCACATCGCCCATTTCCATGAGACCAAACGCGTAGGCGCAGCTTCCATTCTGGCCGCGCTTCAGGCCGGCATCAACAATTTCGAGGCGACCATGGGCGGCATGGGCGGGCAGCCCGCCAACTTCCTGGATGACTGCCCGGTGCCCGGGACCGGTGAATACTATTATGAAGATCCCCGCTACGTGGGGCTTACCTGTTTCGAGGACATGCTGGTTCAGATCGATGAGATGGGGATTGAGCACGGCTATGACGTGGATCACGTGCTCAAGCTGGGCCGCCTGATGGAAAAGACCGCGGGCCATCGGCTGCGCAGCGAGGCGGTGATCAACGGCCGCACCCTTAAGGAGGGGCATATGAAGTTTGCCCGCCCGGGCTTAAAGCCGCTCAAAGAAAAGCAGGGGGAAGAACCGAAGCAGCTCCTGCCCAAGGAATGGGGCGACAATGCCGTGCTGCCGGAAAAATATCAACCTAAATAA